One genomic window of Cellulophaga sp. Hel_I_12 includes the following:
- a CDS encoding uracil-DNA glycosylase family protein codes for MFQHTHPYEPFLFKEATKLIVGTLPPPRFTTGILKEGDVNFCYGSKDGQLWPILDKIFNLKLAYETTDRAIVQRKKFLTEQKIAVCDIVSFAERSKIDASDLGMQNVVLRDVIAYLKIYKNVDTLLFTGGNSKNGPEYFFRRHIKDYHLKLSVISSDVPRIHSFELDDRIIKTVSLTAPSGAANRAVGGLEAYKIMRDKNPKINTIDFRVLQYAPFFKN; via the coding sequence ATATTCCAACATACACATCCTTACGAGCCTTTTTTATTTAAAGAAGCAACAAAACTTATTGTTGGTACATTACCTCCACCAAGATTTACAACAGGCATTTTAAAAGAAGGCGACGTTAATTTTTGTTATGGAAGTAAAGACGGACAACTTTGGCCTATTTTAGACAAAATTTTTAATCTAAAATTAGCGTATGAAACTACAGATAGGGCCATAGTACAGCGAAAAAAATTTTTAACAGAACAAAAGATTGCTGTCTGTGATATTGTCTCTTTTGCAGAACGTTCAAAGATTGATGCATCGGACTTAGGAATGCAAAACGTGGTTTTAAGGGACGTCATTGCCTATTTAAAAATATATAAAAATGTGGACACCTTACTTTTTACAGGTGGCAATAGTAAAAATGGGCCTGAGTATTTCTTCCGAAGGCACATAAAAGACTACCATCTAAAATTAAGTGTAATTTCTAGTGATGTACCTAGAATACATTCTTTTGAATTAGACGATAGAATCATAAAAACGGTATCCTTGACAGCGCCTTCTGGAGCAGCAAATAGAGCTGTTGGTGGTTTAGAAGCTTACAAAATAATGAGAGACAAAAACCCGAAAATCAACACTATTGATTTTCGGGTTTTGCAATATGCTCCGTTTTTTAAAAATTAG
- a CDS encoding alpha-amylase — protein MLNISVRNFFQRNIGYNRLMFVVLFVLFLSCSQDTSNEEQSIDSQGQDLSKYLTNRGVMMQAFYWDVEPRFEWWNTLAGKTENWSKIGVDKLWLPPVSKGQSGGFSMGYDPSDYFDLGEFNQHGTVKTRFGSKDDLLKLITSAHLNKIDVIADIVMGHNSGGGLEFNSYRNKQTFTLFNSLNGNASGLFNRSFEDFHPNSIHASDEQALFFAEQDLCHLQENVQNWFWKNDNSVAKYYKNTIGFDGWRFDYVKSFSPQFVKAWITEVGGWTVGEFFDGNADLVRQWVANSGAKAFDFPNLFQMRDAFEQNNLRILQTGDMLWKTNPDDAVTFVANHDTDRESIIPNNKKLLAYAFILTHPGYPCIFYADYENLAFKSKLEDLILINRTIAVGDLKVLYADSDEYIAERKGVGSNPGIVVYINRNTTEMSREIKTSWISKDLHDYTKNIKSGLSTNAEGSAKLKVPANGYAVWSIK, from the coding sequence ATGTTAAACATATCGGTTAGAAATTTTTTTCAAAGAAATATAGGTTATAACCGTTTGATGTTTGTTGTGCTATTTGTATTGTTTTTGTCATGCTCCCAGGATACTTCCAATGAAGAACAGTCGATTGATTCCCAGGGTCAGGATTTGTCTAAATATCTAACGAACAGGGGCGTAATGATGCAGGCATTTTATTGGGATGTTGAACCGCGTTTTGAATGGTGGAATACATTGGCTGGCAAAACGGAAAATTGGTCAAAAATCGGGGTTGATAAGTTGTGGTTGCCTCCAGTTTCCAAAGGGCAGTCTGGCGGGTTTTCTATGGGTTATGATCCTTCAGATTATTTTGATTTAGGAGAATTTAATCAACATGGCACTGTTAAAACAAGATTTGGTTCTAAAGATGATCTTTTAAAGCTTATAACATCTGCTCATTTAAACAAGATTGATGTCATAGCAGATATCGTGATGGGACACAATAGTGGAGGTGGATTGGAGTTCAATAGCTATAGAAATAAACAAACATTTACATTGTTCAATTCTCTCAATGGTAATGCGTCTGGTTTATTTAATAGAAGCTTCGAAGACTTTCATCCAAATAGTATTCATGCTTCAGATGAACAAGCTTTATTTTTTGCAGAACAAGATCTCTGTCACCTTCAAGAGAACGTACAAAATTGGTTTTGGAAAAATGATAATTCAGTAGCAAAATATTATAAAAATACAATAGGATTTGATGGTTGGCGTTTTGATTATGTTAAAAGTTTTAGTCCTCAATTTGTAAAAGCTTGGATCACTGAGGTTGGAGGTTGGACGGTTGGAGAATTTTTTGATGGCAATGCAGATTTAGTTCGTCAGTGGGTTGCAAACTCAGGAGCTAAGGCTTTTGATTTTCCAAATCTTTTTCAAATGAGAGATGCATTTGAGCAAAATAATTTGCGAATTTTACAAACTGGTGATATGCTTTGGAAGACCAATCCAGATGATGCAGTAACTTTTGTAGCTAATCACGATACCGATCGTGAATCAATAATTCCGAATAACAAAAAGCTTTTGGCATACGCGTTTATATTAACTCATCCTGGTTATCCATGTATTTTTTACGCTGATTATGAAAATCTAGCCTTTAAGTCTAAATTAGAAGATTTAATTTTAATCAATAGAACCATTGCAGTCGGAGACTTAAAGGTGCTTTATGCCGACTCCGACGAATATATAGCAGAAAGAAAAGGCGTAGGAAGTAATCCAGGAATAGTTGTTTATATCAATAGAAATACCACTGAAATGTCTCGAGAAATTAAAACTAGTTGGATTTCTAAAGATTTACATGATTATACTAAAAATATCAAAAGCGGCCTTTCAACAAATGCGGAGGGCTCAGCAAAATTAAAAGTTCCCGCTAATGGTTATGCGGTGTGGTCTATTAAATAA
- the trpA gene encoding tryptophan synthase subunit alpha — MNRINKKMQEDKKLLSIYFTAGYPSLNDTVKIIQDLEANGVDMVEIGLPFSDPLADGPTIQESSTAALKKGMTTNLVFEQLKDIRKSVSIPLIMMGYFNPVLQYGVEAFCKKCQEIGIDGLILPDLPLAVYEDEYKAIFDTFNLKFIFLITPQTTDERIRQIDAASDAFIYMVSSASVTGSKAGFGDEQTKYFKRIAAMNLKNPQIVGFGIKDAATFNQATTYAKGAIIGSAFIKNLTENGVISISKFIKALK, encoded by the coding sequence ATGAACAGAATAAACAAAAAAATGCAGGAGGATAAAAAACTCCTTTCTATATATTTTACAGCTGGGTATCCATCACTGAACGATACCGTAAAAATCATTCAGGATTTAGAAGCTAATGGTGTTGATATGGTAGAGATAGGATTACCCTTTAGCGATCCTTTAGCAGATGGACCTACAATTCAAGAGAGTTCTACAGCGGCATTAAAAAAAGGAATGACCACTAATTTAGTCTTTGAACAATTAAAAGATATTAGAAAATCAGTCAGTATTCCTTTGATTATGATGGGATATTTTAATCCTGTGTTGCAATATGGTGTCGAAGCCTTCTGTAAAAAATGTCAAGAAATAGGGATTGATGGATTAATTCTTCCAGACCTACCCTTGGCAGTTTATGAGGATGAATACAAAGCTATTTTTGATACATTTAATTTAAAATTTATTTTTTTAATCACTCCACAAACCACTGATGAACGTATCAGGCAAATAGATGCTGCCTCTGACGCTTTTATTTACATGGTAAGTTCCGCCAGTGTTACAGGTTCCAAGGCTGGTTTCGGCGACGAACAAACCAAATACTTTAAACGTATCGCCGCTATGAATTTAAAAAATCCACAAATTGTTGGTTTTGGAATTAAAGATGCTGCTACTTTTAACCAAGCTACAACCTATGCTAAAGGCGCCATTATTGGATCAGCGTTTATTAAAAATTTAACGGAAAATGGTGTAATTTCAATTTCTAAATTTATAAAAGCATTAAAATAA